The Nitrospira sp. genome contains the following window.
TGCTCATGGTTGAGGAACAGAAAGCGCAGAATGAGCGGTGTCAGGGTTGGAAGCGCGAACGAGAGAAACGCATCGAAACGCGCGGACAGCGTGGAAGACGCGCCAGCCGAGACGCCTGCCAGTATGAAGGTCAGAAACACTTGATGGGAGGGGGATGACTCGGGAAACAGGATCAGCGCCGACGCGCCCCATCCGAGTCCGGCCAAGGTGGTTCCGGTCAGAAACGCCCGGTGCCAGCGTTGGTTCGTAGTCGCGGTCGGCCTGGCAGCCTTGAACGATCTCGCAAGGAAATATCGGCCCGTAGAGAGAATGACATGATAGGTCAACCATGCTAGCAGTTGGTTGTGAGGAAGCACGTTCCAATTGACGACGACCAGCGCGAGCGCGCAGCCGAGCCCGGCTGCGAGGGCTGCCGGCATGCCCTCATAGAGCAGCGTGACCTGCTGCAACATCAGGTTGGTTTCCATGCCTGCATCGACAGGTTGAGCGATGGTGGCAGTCGAGGTGGGGCGGTCGCCTGGAACCGGTTGCGAGGAAGCCATCGGGATCACTCCCGTCTCGAGGTAGGACGTCTGCGAGGCACGTGGATCATACGCTGCAGTCTACAAAATTGCGGTGAGGGATACAATTGCGAGAACCGGTTGGTTACCCCTAAGGGATGATGCTAGATGACGAGGGTCTGGCGCTGCCGCGATAGAGTTCGCCGGCGATCCTGGGGACGCCGGGGAGGAGGTCCCGATCCAGCCGTTCGAGTTGAAAGCCCGCCTCCATCACGAGCTGATCGATCCGCCGGTTGAGATTGCAGCCGCAGGCGAAGCGACGTTGTAATGGATTGAGGCGGTCCTGCCAGCGGGCCGTTGCGGGATTGTCGCTCCGGCCATGCTCCAGGAACAGAAACCGTCCATCAGGCTTGAGGACCCGCCGGACTTCTCGCAACGACTGCAATGGGTCCGGAATGGTGCAGAGTGTGAACGTGCTGACCGCGCAGTCGAAGGTGGCCGTCGCGTAGGGGAGTGTCTCCGCGCTCACCTGCTGGAGACGGACTGGAAAGGGCGTGCCTGCCACCCGCTGCGCTACACGATCGGGAAGCAGTGGGGCGGGATCGACGGCAGACAGGGAGATCACGGTTCGAGGGTAATGCGGGAGGTTCAGCCCGGTTCCAAAGCCGATTTCCACGACTGTCCCGTGAGCGGCCGCAAGCAGGCGCCGTCGCTCGGTTTGGAAGCGCGCTCCACCGAGCACCCAATCCATGAGCCGGGGAAAGATGTAGGTTGCGTACATGGCGTGGAGCGGATCCCGGGATGGATATGAGAGCCTATCCAGCGTTGCTGTCCTCTCGAGCATTTGAGCAGGAGTGGGGCCGTGGATCAAGGGGCCTGGATGGGCGCCTCGTGTGCCGGTCTCGTCCTTGTCGCTCCGTGCCGCGTGTGCTAGAGTCGTCCGTTCTCTCGCCGAGAGCGAATGGGCGCCTCGCGTTTCATGTGAGCAGGATGAGTAAATCGTACGATCCCCAAACTCTTGAGTCGAAGTGGCAGGCCTATTGGGAGACGCATCGTCCGTTTCGAGCGTCGGATGATCCCTCAAAGCCGAAGTTTTATTGTCTCGATATGTTTCCGTATCCCTCCGGGTCCGGTCTGCATGTCGGGCATTTGGAAGGGTACACCGCCACCGACATCGTGTCCCGATATAAACGGATGCGTGGCTTCAATGTCTTGCATCCCATGGGTTGGGACGCATTCGGGCTGCCGGCCGAGCAGTATGCCGTGAAAACCGGGGTTCATCCGGCCATCACCACGGCGCAAAATATCGCGACCTTCAAGCGGCAAATGAAACGTGCAGGTCTCTCCTACGACTGGGAGCGCGAACTCAGCACGACCGATCAGGATTACTACCGCTGGACTCAGTGGATCTTCCTGAAGCTGTTCGAGCGTGGCTTGGCCTATGTGGCCGAGGTCCCGGTCAATTGGTGCCCGGCGTTGGGAACGGTGCTGGCCAATGAGGAAATCGTCGACGGGAAAAGCGAGGTCGGCGGTTTCGATGTGATTCGCAAGCCGATGCGGCAATGGGTGCTGAAAATCACCGCCTACGCGGAGCGGCTGCTGGAAGATCTCAGTCTCGTGGAGTGGCCGGCCAGTACCCTGGAAATGCAAAAGAATTGGATTGGTCGCTCAATCGGCGCGGAAGTGGACTTCGCCCTCGCTGGCGCGCCGGGGAATCTTCGCGTCTTCACCACCCGCCCCGATACGCTCTTCGGCGCGACCTATATGGTACTGGCTCCTGAACATCCGCTGGTCGATGTGGTGACGGCTCCCTCGCAACGCGCGCAGGTCATGGAATACCGCGAGGCGGCGGCGCGCAAGAGCGATTTGCAGCGTCAGGAATTGGAGAAGGTGAAGAGCGGTGTCTTTACCGGCGGGTATGCGATCAATCCCGTCAACCAGGAACGCCTGCCGATCTGGATCGCCGACTATGTGCTGATGAGTTATGGCACCGGCGCCATTATGGCCGTGCCGGCCCATGATGAGCGCGATTGGGCGTTCGCCACGCAGTATCACCTGCCGATTCGTGAAGTGATTGAAGGCGGACAGGTTGAGAAGGCAGCGTTCGTCGACACGGACCGCGGCCGTGTCATCAACTCGGCCACACCAGACGGGTCTTGCTCACTCAACGGGCTCTTGCCCAGCGACGCGATTCCCAAAATGACGACCTGGCTCGAAACCGTCGGGAAAGGCAAAAAAACCATCAATTATAAACTTCGGGACTGGCTGTTCGCCCGGCAACGCTACTGGGGCGAGCCGTTTCCGATTGTGTGGGTTGACGGTGAACCCCGGCCCTTGCCGGAAGAGCAGTTGCCGCTGCCGTTGCCTGAGACGAAGAACTTCAAGCCGTCCGGGAGTGGCGAAAGCCCATTGGCGAATCTTGAAGACTGGTTGAACGCCACGGACCCTGCCACTGGTAAGGCGGCGCGCCGCGAGACGAACACCATGCCGCAGTGGGCCGGCTCCTGCTGGTATTACCTGCGGTTCATCGACCCGAAGAACTCCCGGCAGATGGTCGATCCGGTGAAAGAGCAGTACTGGATGCCGGTGGATCTCTACATCGGCGGCAGTGAACATGCGGTCTTGCATCTGCTGTACAGCCGGTTCTGGCACAAGGTCCTGTTCGATGCGGGCGTGGTCAGTACGCCGGAACCCTTCAAGAAGTTGGTCCATCAGGGGATCGTGCTGGGCGAAGACAATCAGAAGATGTCCAAATCACGCGGCAACGTGGTGAATCCGGACGACATGATTGACCAGTTCGGCGCCGATGCGGTGCGCCTCTATGAAATGTTCATGGGGCCGCTGGAATCCATGAAGCCGTGGAGCACGCGGGGCGTCGAAGGTATTACACGATTCCTGGATCGTGTCTGGCGGCTGGTGGTCGGCGAAGATGGCGCACTCAGCGCCGCGGTCGCGGGGGCGTCGCCCACGCTCGAGCAACAGCGGTTGCTGCACTGCACGATCAAGAAGGTCACCGAAGATATTGAGGCTTTGCGATTCAACACAGCTATTTCACAGATGATGGTGTTTACCAACGAAATGACCAAGCTCGAACAGCGGCCCCGGCAGTTGCTGGAGCCCTTTGTGCTTCTGCTATCGCCCTTTGCTCCCCATCTCAGCGAAGAGCTCTGGGAGAGGCTGGGACATCCTCCCAGCGCCGGTCAGCAACCCTGGCCTGAGTTCGACCCGGCCCTGGTCGTCAGCGACCGGTTGACCATTCCGATTCAGGTCAACGGCAAACTCCGCGGTAAATTGGAGGTGAGTGCCGGCGCGTCTCGCGATGAGCTGGAGCCTCTGGCCAAGCAGGAAATTGCGGAGTGGCTGCAGGGGAAGGAGCCGAAGAAGGTGATCTACGTCGAGAAGAAGCTGATCAACTTTGTGGTGTGACGCCATGCGCCGGTCCCTTTTACTGCTGGTCTTGTGCCTGTGCGTGATAAATCTCGCCGCCTGCGGGTACCAGTTTCGGGTGCAAGGTGCCGGTCCGACGGTCGGTGGCGCGCCGGAGACCACTACCAAGCGGACGCAGACTCCACGGCTGGCCATTCTTCCCATCTACAACACCACGTACGAGCCGAATTTTGAGATCAAACTCGCCAACTATCTGCGTCGGGAATTTTCTGCGGGGGCAGGGGCGGAGATTGTCGGCCCGTCGGCTGGAGCCGACCTGTTCTTGTCGGGGCAGATCATGCAAATTCTTCTGCCGACCCTGAGTTTCGATCAAACCACGACATTTGAAAGCCGGGTGGAAATGCTGGTGAGTGTGAAGATCGAGGATGCGAAGACCAAGCGTGTGGTCTGGTCGCAGGTTGCCAAGGGCACCTCGGAGTTTTTCCTCACCCAGGACCTGCAATTCAACCGCGTGCTGCAGAATCGCGCATTGGAGCAGGCCGGGCGGTTTGTGGCGGAGGATCTTGCATCCCGCTTCTTGCTGTTTTTGGATGCGGGTGAATTGGACAAGGTGTTGAAGCGTCCGGTGAAGGCGGAGGCCGGTCAGGGCACCCAGCCACAGCCTGAGTCGGCGCGATAGGAATACGGAAAGGCTGTCGCGGATGAGTGCGTCGGTCACGAGTCTGGAATTGCCTCAGGCGCTTGCGCGGAGCGGGGTCGGGCCGCTGTATGCGGTGGTCGGCGAGGAGGATTATCTCCGCGATCAATCCGTGGCCGTGCTGCGCGCTGCTGCTCTGGGTTCAGCCTCGGACAGTGGATTCAACTATGACATCTTTCACGGCGACGATGCGGCGGTTGAGGACGTCTTGGCCTGCGCGGCGGAGATTCCGGTGTTTGCCGAGCGGCGTGTCGTGGTCTACAAGACGGTGGAGAAGCTCCCGGCGCGGGAAGGGGAAAAGCTGCTGTCGTATTTCTCGGTTCCGAACGACACGACGACGTTGATCGTGGTGGCGGTGAAGCTGGATGGGCGGCTCAAGTGGACGCAGGCGCTAACGAAGCAGGCGGTGTCGGTCAATTGCGCTCCGTTGCGCGAGGCCCAGCTCTCGACATGGATTCGCCAGGAAGCGGCAGCCTTGGGCGTACGCCTTCAGGATGACGCACTCCAGTTACTCAAAGAGGTCGGCAGCGAATCGCTCTACGCGGTGAAGCGGGAATTGGAGAAGCTGGCTGCGTATGTGCCGTCCGAGCGAAGTGTCCAGTCAGCGGAGGTGGAGGCGTTACGGGGAACTGAGCCGGGGGCCTCGGTGTTTGATCTGTTGAATGCCATTGGCGCCCATGATCATGGCCGCGCCATGCGGATTCTGGCGCGCAATGTCGAGAACGGTGAGGCACCGCTGCGCATTCTCGGGGCCTTGGTTTGGCAGTATCGGCGACTGTGGAAATTGAAAGAGCAGATGAAATCGGGAGGACGGGAAGGCGAGGCGGCACGCACGTTCCGGATGGACCCTTCGCGGGTCCGTGGCTTCTTTGCTCAATTTCCCGACACCCAGCTGACGCAGGCGTTTCAGTGGTTCCTGGAAACGGACTCAAAGCTGAAAGGCGGGAGCGGGAGCAGCCCTGTTCGTGTGATGGAAGACCTGTTGTTCCGATTGTGCGGACTCCCTGCGAACCCGGCAGCAGCGGTGGGGCGGAAACAATCAGTGCCACCGGCCCCGCGCCCGTCGGGTTCGAGACCGGTGTCGAATGTCAGAACCGTTACGACGCGGAAGCGGTGAGTGCGTTCACGCGAACAGCGAGCCGGGATACACGGCGTGAGGCTGTGTTGGGCTTGAGGACACCTTTGGTGACCGCTTTGCCCAGAGCTGCCGTTGCATCACGCAAGGTCGCCTTGGCTTCTTCAGGCTTCTTAGCCGCGATCGCATCCTGCACCTTGCGGAGAATGCTCCGGACGGAGCTGAGGGTGGCGCGATTGCGCAACCGGCGCTTCTCGGACTGACGGGCACGTCGAATCGTGGATTTGTGGACAACAGGCATACGGAGTCTCCTACGTTCAAAGCTTGAACTTGTAACACAGGGAGAGAAGGTAGGTCAAGAACAGTGAACGATGAAAAGGAGTCAGCCGGGGTGCAGGGGGATTCTCCTGATGGCCGTGGCGTCGCTATGAAGACGCGAATTGATGCTCGAGACCGATTGATGGTGGCATTGGATGTTCCGTCGGCTGCTGAAGCCGAGCGCCTGGTCGATCGGATGGGAGACCAGGTGCGGGTGGTGAAAGTGGGGTTGGAGCTCTACACGGTGGCGGGGCCCGACATCGTACGGACACTCGTGGATCGTGGGAAGGCTGTCTTTCTTGACCTCAAATTTCTTGATATTGACGAGACCGTCCGGCGTGCGACGGCCAGGGTTGCGGCCATGGGAGCCACCTTTTTGACCGTTCATGCGCATCGCAAGGCGTTGCGAGCCGCCGTGCAAGGGCGGGGGCAGTCTGCTCTCAAACTGCTCGCGGTGACCGTCTTGACCAACTTCGATGGAGAAGATTTGCGGGACATGGGTATTGAACGGAGCGTCAGGGATCTGGTGACGGCCCGAGCGCAACTGGCGGCGGACGTGGGCTGCGATGGCGTCGTTGCGTCCGGAGAGGAGCCCGAGGCGATTCGTGCCATGGTGGGACCGGACCTGCTCATCGTGACGCCGGGTGTCAGACCGGCGGGGAAAGGAACCGACGACCATGCCCGAGCGACGACTCCCACGCAGACCATTGGCGCCGGGGCGGATTATTTGGTGATTGGCCGACCCATACGCGATGCAGAAGATCCGGCGGTCGCGGCGGCGGCGATTTTAGCTGAAATGCAGGCGGCGTTCGATCGGCGGCTTCGATAGCGCAGAGACTCTCCTTGCATGTGAGTGATGATTCCGGTCCATGGGCTCTCTTCGCCGTCGCTGGGAGGGCGGTTGCGACTGTTCTTCGTGGTTTGTTAAGATGCGCGTTCTCTGTGGGTCGAGCGTGGTGGGTGTAGCTCAGCTGGTTAGAGCGCCGGATTGTGGATCCGGAGGTCGCGGGTTCGAAACCCGTCACTCACCCCAACCTTGTGGCCCGATTCGCCGGACGAGTACTGTGATGACGGGTAGCAATAAACACCTGGCTCCGCTGGCTCCTTCTCGCCCCCCGGTTGCTGTCGGCACTCGATTTCAGGTGCGGTCGTTTCGTCGGTTTCCTATCCAGTGTTCCATCTACTACTCCTGTGACCAATTTCACGGCAGCGGCATGGCCTGGAATCTGTCGCTTACTGGGTGGCGGGTTGACGGGACGCACCCCGTTGAACCGGGGATGCTCGTCACGTTCTGTATCTTCCTTCCCGATCAGCACTCGACCGTCTTTGTCGAGCGCGCGATCGTGCGCTGGTCCCGGGGCCAGGAATTCGGCATTGAAGTGGAGTCCATCAAAGCCGATGAACGGGCCAGACTCGAACAGTTTGTGACGGCACTCATCTAGTTCTGCTTCCGCCGCTCGCGCCAATCGAACGGGTTCCCGGTGTGGGGAACGAGAATCTCCTTGGTCAATTCCTGCAAGTTGAGTAGACTTGGTTGTGGCTGAGGACCCTCTTCGCTCGGATCAACCTTTTGCGCAACACCATGGCCAAATCACACACTTCTCGCTCCCATTCACGCGTTCCTGTCAGCTGCTTTCTCTATTACCTCGGTGATGGGCTGGTCGGAACCGGCAAGGTCTGTGATCTGTCCGTG
Protein-coding sequences here:
- the holA gene encoding DNA polymerase III subunit delta: MSASVTSLELPQALARSGVGPLYAVVGEEDYLRDQSVAVLRAAALGSASDSGFNYDIFHGDDAAVEDVLACAAEIPVFAERRVVVYKTVEKLPAREGEKLLSYFSVPNDTTTLIVVAVKLDGRLKWTQALTKQAVSVNCAPLREAQLSTWIRQEAAALGVRLQDDALQLLKEVGSESLYAVKRELEKLAAYVPSERSVQSAEVEALRGTEPGASVFDLLNAIGAHDHGRAMRILARNVENGEAPLRILGALVWQYRRLWKLKEQMKSGGREGEAARTFRMDPSRVRGFFAQFPDTQLTQAFQWFLETDSKLKGGSGSSPVRVMEDLLFRLCGLPANPAAAVGRKQSVPPAPRPSGSRPVSNVRTVTTRKR
- a CDS encoding leucine--tRNA ligase; the protein is MSKSYDPQTLESKWQAYWETHRPFRASDDPSKPKFYCLDMFPYPSGSGLHVGHLEGYTATDIVSRYKRMRGFNVLHPMGWDAFGLPAEQYAVKTGVHPAITTAQNIATFKRQMKRAGLSYDWERELSTTDQDYYRWTQWIFLKLFERGLAYVAEVPVNWCPALGTVLANEEIVDGKSEVGGFDVIRKPMRQWVLKITAYAERLLEDLSLVEWPASTLEMQKNWIGRSIGAEVDFALAGAPGNLRVFTTRPDTLFGATYMVLAPEHPLVDVVTAPSQRAQVMEYREAAARKSDLQRQELEKVKSGVFTGGYAINPVNQERLPIWIADYVLMSYGTGAIMAVPAHDERDWAFATQYHLPIREVIEGGQVEKAAFVDTDRGRVINSATPDGSCSLNGLLPSDAIPKMTTWLETVGKGKKTINYKLRDWLFARQRYWGEPFPIVWVDGEPRPLPEEQLPLPLPETKNFKPSGSGESPLANLEDWLNATDPATGKAARRETNTMPQWAGSCWYYLRFIDPKNSRQMVDPVKEQYWMPVDLYIGGSEHAVLHLLYSRFWHKVLFDAGVVSTPEPFKKLVHQGIVLGEDNQKMSKSRGNVVNPDDMIDQFGADAVRLYEMFMGPLESMKPWSTRGVEGITRFLDRVWRLVVGEDGALSAAVAGASPTLEQQRLLHCTIKKVTEDIEALRFNTAISQMMVFTNEMTKLEQRPRQLLEPFVLLLSPFAPHLSEELWERLGHPPSAGQQPWPEFDPALVVSDRLTIPIQVNGKLRGKLEVSAGASRDELEPLAKQEIAEWLQGKEPKKVIYVEKKLINFVV
- the pyrF gene encoding orotidine-5'-phosphate decarboxylase translates to MKTRIDARDRLMVALDVPSAAEAERLVDRMGDQVRVVKVGLELYTVAGPDIVRTLVDRGKAVFLDLKFLDIDETVRRATARVAAMGATFLTVHAHRKALRAAVQGRGQSALKLLAVTVLTNFDGEDLRDMGIERSVRDLVTARAQLAADVGCDGVVASGEEPEAIRAMVGPDLLIVTPGVRPAGKGTDDHARATTPTQTIGAGADYLVIGRPIRDAEDPAVAAAAILAEMQAAFDRRLR
- the rpsT gene encoding 30S ribosomal protein S20, whose amino-acid sequence is MPVVHKSTIRRARQSEKRRLRNRATLSSVRSILRKVQDAIAAKKPEEAKATLRDATAALGKAVTKGVLKPNTASRRVSRLAVRVNALTASAS
- a CDS encoding PilZ domain-containing protein, with product MTGSNKHLAPLAPSRPPVAVGTRFQVRSFRRFPIQCSIYYSCDQFHGSGMAWNLSLTGWRVDGTHPVEPGMLVTFCIFLPDQHSTVFVERAIVRWSRGQEFGIEVESIKADERARLEQFVTALI
- a CDS encoding class I SAM-dependent methyltransferase, which gives rise to MYATYIFPRLMDWVLGGARFQTERRRLLAAAHGTVVEIGFGTGLNLPHYPRTVISLSAVDPAPLLPDRVAQRVAGTPFPVRLQQVSAETLPYATATFDCAVSTFTLCTIPDPLQSLREVRRVLKPDGRFLFLEHGRSDNPATARWQDRLNPLQRRFACGCNLNRRIDQLVMEAGFQLERLDRDLLPGVPRIAGELYRGSARPSSSSIIP